One part of the Gossypium raimondii isolate GPD5lz chromosome 1, ASM2569854v1, whole genome shotgun sequence genome encodes these proteins:
- the LOC105774604 gene encoding chloride channel protein CLC-d isoform X1 has product MLSNHFENGMDMARLAWSRLPHSEDGELDGVGLLSTSSNRNGVESLDYEVIENYAYREEQAQRGKFFVGYNVAVKWFFALLIGIGTGLAAVFINISVENFAGWKFALTFNIIQKSYLAGFLMYILINLALVFSSVYIITHFAPAAAGSGIPEIKGYLNGIDIPGILLFRTLIGKIFGSIGSVGGGLALGKEGPLVHTGACIASLLGQGGSTKYHLSSRWLQFFKSDRDRRDLVTCGCAAGVAAAFRAPVGGVLFALEEVTSWWRSQLMWRVFFTSAVVAVVVRVAMGWCKSGNCGHFGGGGFIIWDISDGQEDYSFEELLPMAVIGIIGGLLGALFNQLTIYVTRWRRNYLHKKGNRVKIYEACLISVLTSVISFGLPLLRNCSPCPDSDPGSEIECPRAPGVDGNYVNFYCGKDKEYNDLATIFFNTQDDAIRNLFSAKTIHEFSAKSLLTFLVMFYTLAVVTFGTAVPAGQFVPGIMIGSTYGRLVGIFTVNHYKKLNIDEGTYALLGAASFLGGSMRMTVSLCVIMVEITNNLKLLPLIMLVLLISKAVGDVFNEGLYDEQTRLRGIPLLESRPKYVMRKMTAREACGNQKVLSLPRVVKVADAVSILRSNKHNGFPVVDHTRDGEPLVIGLMLRSHLLVLLQSKIGFQHSPLPSHSRSGSGAIRHNFSEFAKPVSSKGISIDDIYLSSEDLEMYIDLAPFLNPSPYVVPEDMSLTKVYNLFRQLGLRHIFVVPRASRVIGVITRKDLLIEEESEDSATMELQSTSVRGQRHKTRLLEENGADAERPLLNGLLVQNQR; this is encoded by the exons ATGTTATCGAatcattttgaaaatggaatggATATGGCGAGGCTTGCTTGGTCCCGGCTTCCACATTCAGAAGACGGTGAGCTTGACGGAGTCGGATTATTGAGTACTTCAAGCAATAGGAACGGCGTCGAGAGCCTTGATTACGAAGTTATTGAAAATTACGCCTATCGAGAAGAACAG gctCAAAGAGGAAAGTTTTTTGTTGGATATAACGTGGCCGTTAAGTGGTTCTTCGCTTTGCTCATCGGCATCG GAACTGGGTTAGCTGCTGTATTTATCAATATTTCTGTTGAGAACTTTGCTGGATGGAAGTTTGCATTGACTTTTAACATAATACAAAAGTCATATCTGGCTGGTTTTTTAATGTACATCTTAATCAACTTAGCTTTAGTCTTTTCTTCTGTATATATCATCACCCACTTTGCTCCGGCAGCAGCAGGGTCTGGTATTCCTGAAATCAAGGGTTATTTGAatg GAATTGATATTCCCGGTATCCTTCTTTTCAGAACTTTGATTGGAAAG ATATTTGGAAGTATTGGTTCAGTTGGAGGTGGTTTAGCTCTGGGCAAAGAGGGACCTCTTGTCCATACTGGTGCTTGTATTGCTTCTTTACTTGGACAA GGTGGATCCACAAAATACCATCTAAGTTCCAGGTGGCTTCAATTCTTCAAGAGCGATCGGGATCGCCGTGATCTT GTGACCTGTGGCTGTGCAGCTGGAGTTGCTGCTGCTTTTAGAGCTCCAGTTGGGGGTGTATTATTTGCATTGGAGGAGGTTACATCTTG GTGGAGGAGTCAACTAATGTGGCGTGTCTTTTTCACTTCTGCGGTTGTGGCTGTTGTGGTGCGTGTTGCTATGGGATGGTGTAAAAGTGGAAACTGTGGACATTTTGGTGGTGGTGGCTTTATTATATGGGATATATCAGA TGGTCAAGAGGACTATTCTTTTGAGGAATTATTGCCAATGGCAGTTATTGGAATCATTGGGGGTCTACTAG GAGCTTTGTTTAACCAACTTACTATTTATGTAACTCGCTGGCGACGTAATTATTTGCACAAGAAAGGGAATCGAGTTAAG ATATATGAAGCTTGCCTTATCTCTGTTTTAACGTCTGTTATATCTTTTGGACTACCGCTACTAAGAAACTGCAGTCCATGCCCTGACTCAGATCCTGGCTCTGAAATTGAATGTCCAAGGGCTCCTGGAGTGGATGGGAATTATGTGAAT TTCTACTGCGGTAAGGACAAGGAATACAATGATCTTGCAACTATTTTCTTCAATACTCAG GATGATGCCATCAGGAATTTGTTTAGTGCAAAAACAATTCATGAGTTCAGTGCTAAAAGCTTGTTGACATTTTTG gTTATGTTTTATACCTTAGCAGTAGTGACATTTGGTACTGCTGTTCCAGCTGGTCAATTTGTTCCTGGAATAATGATAGGATCAACATACGGCCGTCTTGTTGGTATTTTCACTGTTAACCATTACAAGAAGCTCAACATTGACGAGGGAAC ATATGCGCTTTTAGGAGCTGCTTCATTTCTTGGGGGTTCTATGCGTATGACAGTATCTCTGTGTGTCATAATGGTCGAAATCACAAATAACTTGAAACTTTTACCTCTTATTATGCTTGTTCTTCTCATATCTAAG GCTGTTGGTGATGTTTTCAATGAAGGTTTATATGATGAACAAACACGATTGAGGGGCATTCCGTTGCTGGAATCAAGACCCAAGTATGTGATGCGGAAAATGACTGCCAGGGAAGCCTGTGGGAACCAGAAG GTTCTTTCGCTTCCTCGGGTTGTAAAGGTTGCAGATGCTGTTTCCATTTTGCGGAGCAATAAACATAACGGCTTTCCT GTGGTTGATCACACGAGAGATGGAGAACCTCTTGTTATTGGACTCATGCTTCGAAG TCACCTACTGGTACTTCTTCAATCCAAGATTGGTTTCCAGCATAGTCCTTTACCTTCTCATTCCAGAAGTGGATCCGGAGCAATTAG GCATAATTTCAGTGAATTTGCTAAACCTGTTTCGAGTAAAGGAATATCAATAGATGATATTTATCTTAGTTCAGAGGATTTAGAAATGTACATAGATCTTGCACCATTTCTGAATCCTTCACCGTATGTAGTACCCGAAGATATGTCTTTAACCAAG GTATACAATCTTTTCCGCCAACTAGGATTGAGACACATATTTGTTGTTCCTCGTGCATCTCGAGTGATTGGTGTAATCACTAGAAAGGATCTGCTGATCGAGGAG GAATCTGAGGATTCAGCTACAATGGAGCTCCAATCAACTAGTGTAAG AGGTCAGCGACATAAGACAAGATTGTTGGAAGAGAATGGTGCAGATGCAGAACGGCCACTTCTGAATGGTCTTTTGGTTCAAAATCAAAGGTAA
- the LOC105774624 gene encoding uncharacterized protein LOC105774624, which yields MGKKKDKKRFEREAETNSPAETQTDLSLLNAAGDSHRKKKPKTKPEKETNGETKKADDIPTVTIAIAGSIVDNAQSLELATRLASQIARAATIFRIDEVVVFDNKSSLRNNGAFSIQNNSNENDRGAAFLVRILQYLETPQYLRKALFAKHNSLRYVGMLPPLDAPHHLRKHEWAPYREGVTLEEKPTSSVGTVVDVGLDKNVVVDQALGPGKRVTVAMGTNQNLDYDLPRQVVSPSKPREDTGTYWGYKVRYASNISSVFSDCPYKGGYDHLIGTSEHGIVVKSSQLNLPAFRHLLIAFGGLLGLEKSVEEDNKLKGKNVRDIFNMYLNTCPHQGSRTIRTEEALLISLQYFQEPITRAMQGPVS from the exons ATGGGGAAGAAGAAGGATAAGAAGAGATTCGAAAGGGAAGCAGAAACCAACAGCCCAGCAGAAACCCAAACAGACCTCAGTCTTCTCAACGCCGCCGGCGATTCTCACCGTAAAAAGAAGCCAAAAACCAAACCGGAGAAAGAAACCAACGGTGAAACCAAAAAAGCCGACGATATCCCCACTGTCACCATAGCTATCGCTGGTTCCATCGTCGACAACGCTCAGTCTCTCGAGCTCGCCACTCGA TTGGCGAGTCAAATTGCTCGTGCTGCAACTATTTTTCGGATCGATGAG GTGGTGGTGTTTGATAATAAGAGTAGCTTGAGGAATAATGGTGCTTTTTCGATCCAAAATAATTCGAATGAAAATGATAGAGGGGCGGCTTTCCTTGTTAGGATCTTGCAGTATCTCGAGACGCCGCAATATCTTAGAAAAGCTCTTTTCGCTAAGCATAATTCCCTTAGATATGTG GGAATGTTGCCTCCACTTGATGCTCCCCATCATCTGCGTAAGCATGAGTGGGCTCCCTATCGGGAAG GTGTCACACTTGAGGAAAAACCCACAAGCTCCGTGGGAACAGTGGTCGATGTAGGTTTAGATAAG AATGTTGTGGTTGATCAAGCACTCGGGCCTGGAAAAAGAGTTACCGTTGCAATGGGAACTAACCAAAACTTGGATTATG ATTTACCTCGCCAGGTTGTCTCCCCTTCCAAGCCTAGGGAAGACACAGGTACATATTGGGGGTATAAAGTGCGGTATGCTTCCAATATCAGTTCAGTATTCTCCGATTGCCCATACAAG GGTGGATATGATCACTTGATTGGTACATCAGAGCATGGGATAGTTGTTAAATCATCACAGCTCAATTTACCTGCTTTTAG GCATTTATTAATTGCTTTTGGTGGACTTTTGGGGTTGGAAAAGAGTGTAGAAGAAGATAATAAGTTAAAG GGAAAAAATGTGCGCGATATATTTAACATGTATTTGAACACGTGTCCGCATCAAGGAAGTCGAACAATTCGGACCGAG GAAGCACTCTTAATATCACTCCAATATTTCCAAGAACCGATAACTCGAGCAATGCAAGGACCTGTGAGCTGA
- the LOC105774604 gene encoding chloride channel protein CLC-d isoform X2: MLSNHFENGMDMARLAWSRLPHSEDGELDGVGLLSTSSNRNGVESLDYEVIENYAYREEQAQRGKFFVGYNVAVKWFFALLIGIGTGLAAVFINISVENFAGWKFALTFNIIQKSYLAGFLMYILINLALVFSSVYIITHFAPAAAGSGIPEIKGYLNGIDIPGILLFRTLIGKIFGSIGSVGGGLALGKEGPLVHTGACIASLLGQGGSTKYHLSSRWLQFFKSDRDRRDLVTCGCAAGVAAAFRAPVGGVLFALEEVTSWWRSQLMWRVFFTSAVVAVVVRVAMGWCKSGNCGHFGGGGFIIWDISDGQEDYSFEELLPMAVIGIIGGLLGALFNQLTIYVTRWRRNYLHKKGNRVKIYEACLISVLTSVISFGLPLLRNCSPCPDSDPGSEIECPRAPGVDGNYVNFYCGKDKEYNDLATIFFNTQDDAIRNLFSAKTIHEFSAKSLLTFLVMFYTLAVVTFGTAVPAGQFVPGIMIGSTYGRLVGIFTVNHYKKLNIDEGTYALLGAASFLGGSMRMTVSLCVIMVEITNNLKLLPLIMLVLLISKAVGDVFNEGLYDEQTRLRGIPLLESRPKYVMRKMTAREACGNQKVLSLPRVVKVADAVSILRSNKHNGFPVVDHTRDGEPLVIGLMLRSHLLVLLQSKIGFQHSPLPSHSRSGSGAIRHNFSEFAKPVSSKGISIDDIYLSSEDLEMYIDLAPFLNPSPYVVPEDMSLTKVYNLFRQLGLRHIFVVPRASRVIGVITRKDLLIEEESEDSATMELQSTSRSAT; encoded by the exons ATGTTATCGAatcattttgaaaatggaatggATATGGCGAGGCTTGCTTGGTCCCGGCTTCCACATTCAGAAGACGGTGAGCTTGACGGAGTCGGATTATTGAGTACTTCAAGCAATAGGAACGGCGTCGAGAGCCTTGATTACGAAGTTATTGAAAATTACGCCTATCGAGAAGAACAG gctCAAAGAGGAAAGTTTTTTGTTGGATATAACGTGGCCGTTAAGTGGTTCTTCGCTTTGCTCATCGGCATCG GAACTGGGTTAGCTGCTGTATTTATCAATATTTCTGTTGAGAACTTTGCTGGATGGAAGTTTGCATTGACTTTTAACATAATACAAAAGTCATATCTGGCTGGTTTTTTAATGTACATCTTAATCAACTTAGCTTTAGTCTTTTCTTCTGTATATATCATCACCCACTTTGCTCCGGCAGCAGCAGGGTCTGGTATTCCTGAAATCAAGGGTTATTTGAatg GAATTGATATTCCCGGTATCCTTCTTTTCAGAACTTTGATTGGAAAG ATATTTGGAAGTATTGGTTCAGTTGGAGGTGGTTTAGCTCTGGGCAAAGAGGGACCTCTTGTCCATACTGGTGCTTGTATTGCTTCTTTACTTGGACAA GGTGGATCCACAAAATACCATCTAAGTTCCAGGTGGCTTCAATTCTTCAAGAGCGATCGGGATCGCCGTGATCTT GTGACCTGTGGCTGTGCAGCTGGAGTTGCTGCTGCTTTTAGAGCTCCAGTTGGGGGTGTATTATTTGCATTGGAGGAGGTTACATCTTG GTGGAGGAGTCAACTAATGTGGCGTGTCTTTTTCACTTCTGCGGTTGTGGCTGTTGTGGTGCGTGTTGCTATGGGATGGTGTAAAAGTGGAAACTGTGGACATTTTGGTGGTGGTGGCTTTATTATATGGGATATATCAGA TGGTCAAGAGGACTATTCTTTTGAGGAATTATTGCCAATGGCAGTTATTGGAATCATTGGGGGTCTACTAG GAGCTTTGTTTAACCAACTTACTATTTATGTAACTCGCTGGCGACGTAATTATTTGCACAAGAAAGGGAATCGAGTTAAG ATATATGAAGCTTGCCTTATCTCTGTTTTAACGTCTGTTATATCTTTTGGACTACCGCTACTAAGAAACTGCAGTCCATGCCCTGACTCAGATCCTGGCTCTGAAATTGAATGTCCAAGGGCTCCTGGAGTGGATGGGAATTATGTGAAT TTCTACTGCGGTAAGGACAAGGAATACAATGATCTTGCAACTATTTTCTTCAATACTCAG GATGATGCCATCAGGAATTTGTTTAGTGCAAAAACAATTCATGAGTTCAGTGCTAAAAGCTTGTTGACATTTTTG gTTATGTTTTATACCTTAGCAGTAGTGACATTTGGTACTGCTGTTCCAGCTGGTCAATTTGTTCCTGGAATAATGATAGGATCAACATACGGCCGTCTTGTTGGTATTTTCACTGTTAACCATTACAAGAAGCTCAACATTGACGAGGGAAC ATATGCGCTTTTAGGAGCTGCTTCATTTCTTGGGGGTTCTATGCGTATGACAGTATCTCTGTGTGTCATAATGGTCGAAATCACAAATAACTTGAAACTTTTACCTCTTATTATGCTTGTTCTTCTCATATCTAAG GCTGTTGGTGATGTTTTCAATGAAGGTTTATATGATGAACAAACACGATTGAGGGGCATTCCGTTGCTGGAATCAAGACCCAAGTATGTGATGCGGAAAATGACTGCCAGGGAAGCCTGTGGGAACCAGAAG GTTCTTTCGCTTCCTCGGGTTGTAAAGGTTGCAGATGCTGTTTCCATTTTGCGGAGCAATAAACATAACGGCTTTCCT GTGGTTGATCACACGAGAGATGGAGAACCTCTTGTTATTGGACTCATGCTTCGAAG TCACCTACTGGTACTTCTTCAATCCAAGATTGGTTTCCAGCATAGTCCTTTACCTTCTCATTCCAGAAGTGGATCCGGAGCAATTAG GCATAATTTCAGTGAATTTGCTAAACCTGTTTCGAGTAAAGGAATATCAATAGATGATATTTATCTTAGTTCAGAGGATTTAGAAATGTACATAGATCTTGCACCATTTCTGAATCCTTCACCGTATGTAGTACCCGAAGATATGTCTTTAACCAAG GTATACAATCTTTTCCGCCAACTAGGATTGAGACACATATTTGTTGTTCCTCGTGCATCTCGAGTGATTGGTGTAATCACTAGAAAGGATCTGCTGATCGAGGAG GAATCTGAGGATTCAGCTACAATGGAGCTCCAATCAACTAGT AGGTCAGCGACATAA